The Peribacillus sp. FSL E2-0218 genome contains a region encoding:
- a CDS encoding Fur-regulated basic protein FbpA, with protein MKKDAKERQRELIYKLRIHHLYKSEEQLLKLPLHELEMEYKRVQSDCHPHSDSGSINWIHAKR; from the coding sequence ATGAAGAAGGATGCGAAAGAAAGACAACGGGAATTAATTTATAAACTTAGGATCCATCACCTCTACAAGAGTGAAGAGCAGCTTTTGAAGCTACCCTTACATGAATTGGAAATGGAATACAAACGGGTGCAATCGGACTGTCATCCCCACAGTGATTCGGGTTCGATTAACTGGATTCATGCAAAACGTTAA
- a CDS encoding iron ABC transporter permease: protein MKPKRKVKSRLRPNSILLMLTMITLVLSMVSLGLGAIYISPLDIIQHLLGEGMQSQAFILHNYRIPRILIAVIVGAGLATAGAILQGVLRNPLASPDVIGVTKGAGLAAVIVIVLFPQSPLIILPLSAFIGAAIMAAILMTFVYKKGAQPNTIALVGIALGAICQAGIEYFMVKFPDDVNTTLLWLTGSLWGRGWDQVFILLPCLILVPVLIALTSKMDVLSLGDDIATGLGERSKSLRYILLSVSVILIGVCVAAVGSIGFIGLIAPHIARRLVGSKFKVLLPASALFGSIFLLVADSLGRGLFPPVEIPAGIITAVIGVPYFLYLLRRERK, encoded by the coding sequence ATGAAACCAAAACGGAAAGTGAAATCAAGGTTGCGTCCAAATTCCATTCTCCTGATGCTGACCATGATTACGTTGGTCCTATCGATGGTGAGCCTGGGGTTAGGGGCCATATATATATCACCTTTAGATATCATCCAACACTTGCTTGGAGAAGGGATGCAAAGCCAGGCATTCATTCTGCACAACTATCGTATACCGCGCATTTTAATTGCTGTGATAGTGGGAGCCGGATTGGCAACGGCTGGAGCCATCTTGCAGGGAGTCCTGCGGAATCCATTGGCTTCTCCCGATGTGATCGGGGTAACGAAAGGGGCCGGATTGGCGGCTGTTATCGTAATCGTTTTATTTCCGCAATCACCCCTCATCATCCTGCCTCTTTCGGCTTTCATAGGAGCGGCGATCATGGCGGCCATTTTGATGACATTCGTTTATAAAAAAGGAGCTCAACCGAATACGATCGCTCTGGTGGGAATTGCTTTAGGGGCCATTTGTCAAGCGGGCATAGAGTATTTCATGGTCAAATTCCCGGATGATGTCAATACGACACTGCTGTGGTTGACGGGCAGTTTATGGGGAAGAGGATGGGATCAAGTCTTCATATTGCTGCCATGCCTTATTCTTGTCCCGGTATTGATTGCCTTAACTTCTAAAATGGATGTGCTGAGTCTTGGCGACGATATAGCTACAGGTCTCGGTGAAAGATCAAAATCCCTGCGCTATATATTGCTTAGTGTTTCGGTCATTTTAATTGGAGTATGTGTAGCTGCAGTTGGTTCCATCGGGTTCATTGGTTTGATTGCCCCCCATATTGCCCGAAGACTAGTAGGATCAAAATTCAAGGTATTGCTTCCTGCATCAGCTCTCTTTGGTTCAATCTTTCTGCTCGTCGCCGATAGCCTAGGGAGGGGATTATTCCCGCCAGTAGAAATACCCGCCGGAATTATCACAGCGGTGATTGGCGTGCCGTATTTTTTATATTTATTACGTCGTGAACGAAAATAA
- a CDS encoding zinc-dependent alcohol dehydrogenase family protein, whose amino-acid sequence MEARCAKFYEFGNPQNVIKVEHTSIQKPLSGEVLVRMTTRPINPSDLLPIRGAYSHRIPLPAIPGYEGVGIVEEVGPFGSKDLIGKRVLPLRGEGTWQEYVRTSAELAIVIPDSIEDHVAAQLYINPLTAWLICTESLALKPDDVLVVNACGSAIGRIFTQLSKILGFKLIAVTRNDTYTAELLKLGADLVIDTSRTALTDAVMEWTSGRGANAAIDSVGGNAGSELAFCVQPTGILLTIGLLSGQSVNWAKISKATKVHVQMFHLRHWNQRASVQTWHETFDRLLGFIADHSLKLMLPHSHYDLRDVQEAITVAETSSSNRGKVFLSS is encoded by the coding sequence TTGGAAGCCAGATGCGCAAAATTCTATGAGTTCGGGAATCCGCAAAACGTGATAAAAGTGGAACATACATCTATACAAAAACCTTTAAGTGGGGAAGTCCTCGTTCGGATGACCACCCGTCCGATTAACCCGTCTGACCTGCTGCCCATCAGAGGCGCCTATTCCCATCGAATTCCCTTGCCAGCGATCCCAGGTTACGAAGGCGTCGGCATTGTGGAAGAGGTGGGTCCTTTTGGTTCGAAAGACCTCATTGGCAAACGTGTTTTGCCTTTGCGCGGCGAAGGAACGTGGCAGGAATATGTAAGAACCTCTGCCGAACTTGCCATCGTCATTCCCGATTCGATCGAGGATCATGTTGCGGCACAATTATATATCAATCCGTTGACGGCCTGGTTGATTTGCACAGAATCGTTGGCGCTGAAGCCGGATGATGTATTGGTCGTGAATGCCTGCGGATCTGCGATTGGCCGTATCTTCACCCAGCTATCGAAGATCCTTGGCTTCAAGCTGATTGCCGTAACGAGAAACGATACCTACACCGCTGAACTGCTCAAACTCGGTGCCGATCTTGTAATCGACACGTCCAGGACAGCATTGACCGATGCCGTGATGGAATGGACGAGTGGGCGAGGAGCGAATGCGGCCATCGATTCTGTGGGCGGCAATGCTGGCTCTGAGCTGGCTTTTTGTGTTCAGCCTACTGGCATTCTGCTGACGATCGGTCTGCTATCAGGTCAATCCGTCAATTGGGCGAAAATTTCTAAAGCGACAAAAGTTCATGTTCAGATGTTTCACCTAAGGCATTGGAACCAGCGGGCGTCCGTTCAAACCTGGCACGAAACGTTTGACCGCTTGCTCGGCTTCATTGCCGATCATAGCTTGAAACTCATGCTGCCTCATTCCCACTATGACCTTCGGGATGTGCAGGAAGCCATTACTGTCGCCGAAACTTCCTCCAGCAATAGAGGAAAGGTGTTTTTAAGCAGCTGA
- a CDS encoding GNAT family N-acetyltransferase yields MIFRTIDIDKDKETIVAFRKDSYVVSFGSEEGFGDERSYLNRIKERVRQFPDGQVIIERDQEPIGQMELQIREYEGTEIGYVNLFYLIPEYRSKGLGKELVGYAETFFRKFGVSEYQLRVSPDNQRAVRFYTKSGMVKLREENEKYLVWRMRKSL; encoded by the coding sequence TTGATATTTAGAACCATAGATATCGATAAAGATAAGGAAACAATCGTTGCATTCAGGAAGGATTCGTATGTTGTAAGTTTTGGGTCTGAAGAGGGTTTTGGAGATGAGCGATCGTATTTGAATAGAATTAAAGAAAGGGTGCGCCAATTTCCGGATGGGCAGGTGATCATTGAACGGGATCAGGAGCCGATCGGACAGATGGAGCTTCAAATTCGGGAATATGAAGGTACTGAAATTGGCTATGTGAATCTGTTTTATCTTATTCCCGAATACCGGAGTAAGGGGCTTGGCAAGGAATTGGTCGGCTATGCAGAAACCTTTTTCAGGAAGTTCGGGGTATCCGAATATCAGTTAAGGGTGTCTCCGGATAATCAACGCGCGGTTCGGTTCTATACGAAGTCAGGAATGGTGAAGCTAAGGGAAGAAAACGAAAAATATCTTGTATGGAGAATGAGGAAATCTTTATAA
- a CDS encoding M20 family metallopeptidase, producing MGIELVKSPQQIIADHIDEHSKLYVETSQAIHAKPEIGNQEFFASDTLTKLLQAAGFEVTRDIAGHETGFIAKKTSSKQGPTIAFLAEYDALPGLGHACGHNIIGTTSAAAGISLAQVLEETGGQVIVFGTPAEEGGPNGSAKGSFVKHGLFDEVDAAIIIHPAGKTGVTSPFLAVDPLDFHFYGKAAHAAAAPEQGVNALDGVIQLFNGINALRQQLPSEVKIHGIITNGGEAPNIIPEYASARFYIRATTWKLCQEVSGKIRDIAKGAALATGSTVKVERFQNEVLDFIINPVLDEVLKEELTELGEAVAPRKENGFGSTDAGNVSHVVPTAHPYIKIGPDELIAHTNEFRDCAKSPRGDQAILTGAKALALTGYRLISDKDLLNKVTAAFQEAKQKAE from the coding sequence ATGGGAATTGAATTAGTGAAGTCGCCTCAGCAAATCATTGCCGATCACATCGATGAACATTCCAAATTATATGTGGAAACGAGTCAGGCGATCCATGCCAAACCAGAAATTGGCAATCAAGAGTTCTTCGCTTCGGATACGTTGACGAAATTGCTTCAAGCGGCGGGTTTTGAAGTGACCCGCGATATAGCTGGACACGAAACAGGATTCATCGCCAAAAAAACCTCTTCCAAGCAAGGACCCACGATTGCCTTTTTAGCCGAATATGATGCACTGCCGGGGTTAGGTCATGCCTGCGGCCATAATATCATCGGGACGACGAGTGCGGCGGCAGGCATTTCCCTCGCTCAAGTGCTGGAGGAAACAGGCGGTCAGGTGATCGTGTTTGGAACGCCTGCCGAAGAGGGAGGTCCCAATGGAAGCGCAAAGGGCAGCTTTGTGAAGCACGGCCTATTCGATGAGGTCGATGCTGCGATTATTATCCATCCGGCCGGAAAAACGGGTGTGACAAGTCCATTTTTGGCTGTCGATCCTCTTGATTTTCACTTTTACGGAAAAGCGGCACACGCTGCGGCTGCACCGGAACAAGGCGTGAATGCACTCGATGGGGTCATCCAGTTGTTCAATGGCATTAATGCTTTGCGCCAGCAGCTTCCATCCGAAGTCAAGATTCACGGAATCATCACCAATGGCGGGGAAGCGCCTAACATCATTCCGGAATATGCTTCCGCGAGGTTCTACATCAGGGCGACAACATGGAAATTATGCCAGGAAGTATCCGGAAAAATCCGTGATATTGCAAAAGGTGCAGCACTTGCCACAGGAAGCACCGTCAAAGTCGAACGGTTCCAGAATGAAGTGCTCGATTTCATCATTAATCCGGTTCTGGATGAGGTGCTGAAGGAAGAACTGACTGAATTAGGAGAAGCGGTGGCACCAAGAAAAGAAAATGGTTTCGGTTCGACGGATGCAGGTAATGTTAGTCATGTGGTCCCGACGGCCCATCCTTATATCAAAATCGGGCCGGATGAGCTGATTGCCCATACGAATGAGTTCCGCGACTGCGCCAAATCCCCAAGAGGGGACCAAGCCATCCTCACTGGTGCAAAGGCACTTGCCCTTACAGGGTATCGATTGATTTCGGATAAAGACCTGTTAAATAAGGTAACGGCTGCATTTCAGGAAGCGAAGCAAAAGGCTGAATGA
- a CDS encoding amidohydrolase family protein — protein sequence MKTIYMNATFFTMDKENQIFENGMMVVQDQTISSIGPHSKEQLKDADQVIDLGGKWVMPGLVNAHSHIVMTLLRGIGDDMLLKPWLETKIWPIEAQFTTEIASVSTQLGILEMMKSGTTTFSDMFNPNGIDAGAVMETISETGMRGAFSYTIFSLGTEEDQKANLTGAEQFSKAYKNFADGRLTTMVAPHSPYACTPEAISESARIAKENDLMVHIHVSETDFEILDIEKRYGSRPVEHLRRLGLFDQPTVMAHGVVLNDEERSILKQHDVRVAHNPISNLKLGSGIADVVSLLDAGIKVGVATDGVASNNNFDMFEEMRTAALLQKGIYKDATKFPAQTALAMATRMGAEAIGMSHTGSLEAGKKADFITIYPHDKEHLQPLSEAYSHLLYAARGNDVCDVYIDGKMVVKDRVSLTIDEEKVIAEANRLQGTLSR from the coding sequence ATGAAAACGATATATATGAATGCTACTTTTTTTACCATGGATAAGGAAAATCAAATCTTTGAAAATGGCATGATGGTTGTGCAGGATCAAACCATCTCCTCTATCGGTCCGCATTCAAAAGAGCAATTGAAGGATGCAGATCAAGTGATCGACCTTGGCGGGAAATGGGTGATGCCAGGTCTTGTAAATGCCCATTCACATATCGTGATGACGCTATTGCGCGGAATCGGGGATGATATGCTGCTCAAGCCATGGCTTGAAACGAAAATCTGGCCGATCGAGGCCCAGTTCACAACCGAAATTGCCTCAGTAAGCACACAGCTTGGCATCTTGGAAATGATGAAATCGGGCACGACGACCTTTTCGGATATGTTCAATCCAAATGGAATAGATGCAGGGGCTGTCATGGAAACGATAAGCGAAACAGGCATGCGCGGAGCCTTCTCCTACACGATTTTCAGCTTGGGTACCGAAGAAGACCAAAAAGCGAACCTCACCGGGGCTGAACAGTTCTCGAAAGCGTATAAGAATTTTGCCGATGGCCGCCTGACCACCATGGTCGCACCGCATAGCCCGTATGCCTGTACACCTGAAGCCATTTCCGAGAGTGCCCGGATCGCTAAGGAAAATGACTTGATGGTGCACATTCACGTATCGGAAACGGACTTTGAAATCCTCGACATCGAAAAGCGGTACGGATCCCGTCCTGTCGAACACCTTCGCCGTCTAGGACTGTTCGACCAGCCGACCGTGATGGCCCATGGTGTCGTTCTCAATGATGAAGAACGGTCGATATTAAAACAGCATGACGTCCGTGTTGCCCACAATCCAATCAGTAACCTAAAGCTCGGATCGGGGATTGCCGATGTTGTCAGCCTCTTGGATGCAGGCATTAAAGTGGGCGTGGCAACAGATGGCGTAGCTTCCAATAACAACTTCGATATGTTCGAGGAAATGAGGACGGCAGCCTTGCTGCAAAAAGGCATCTACAAGGACGCCACTAAATTCCCAGCCCAAACCGCACTGGCCATGGCCACCAGAATGGGCGCCGAAGCAATCGGCATGAGTCACACCGGATCACTCGAAGCAGGTAAAAAAGCGGACTTCATCACGATTTACCCTCACGACAAAGAACATCTGCAGCCGCTAAGCGAAGCTTACTCACACTTGCTCTATGCCGCACGCGGAAACGACGTATGCGATGTATACATCGATGGCAAAATGGTCGTCAAAGACCGCGTCTCCCTCACCATCGACGAAGAAAAAGTCATTGCCGAAGCCAATCGCCTGCAAGGAACCCTTTCACGATAA
- a CDS encoding methionine ABC transporter permease gives MEITAEQLSTAFGDTLYMVALSLIFSGLIGLPLGVLLVITRKGHIMDNKWIFNVLNPIINIVRSVPFIILLVAIIPFTRWIVGTGIGSNAAIVPLVFYAAPYIARLVENSLLEVDKGIIEAAQAMGATTWQIIHRFLIPEGLSSLILTFTTATIGLVGATAMAGAVGAGGVGDLALAYGYQRFDTMTMVVTVAVLVIIVQLLQSTGNFVSRKIRRR, from the coding sequence ATGGAAATAACGGCAGAGCAGCTGTCGACCGCTTTCGGCGACACTCTTTATATGGTAGCCCTCTCGTTGATTTTTTCCGGGCTGATCGGGCTTCCGCTTGGCGTCTTGCTCGTCATAACAAGGAAGGGTCACATCATGGATAATAAATGGATCTTTAATGTATTGAACCCAATCATAAATATTGTGCGATCGGTTCCTTTCATCATCTTACTTGTCGCAATCATTCCTTTTACTAGATGGATCGTAGGCACTGGAATCGGTTCGAATGCAGCGATTGTTCCGCTTGTTTTTTACGCCGCTCCTTATATTGCCCGGCTCGTCGAGAACTCCCTGTTGGAGGTGGACAAAGGAATCATCGAGGCAGCCCAGGCAATGGGGGCAACAACATGGCAGATCATCCATCGCTTTTTGATTCCTGAGGGACTTAGTTCGCTGATCCTAACCTTCACAACAGCGACAATCGGGCTTGTCGGAGCTACTGCGATGGCAGGGGCCGTTGGTGCTGGCGGGGTCGGAGATCTAGCTTTGGCTTACGGTTATCAAAGATTCGATACGATGACGATGGTCGTCACGGTAGCAGTGCTCGTGATCATCGTTCAATTACTGCAATCCACCGGGAACTTCGTTTCCAGAAAAATCAGAAGAAGATAA
- a CDS encoding methionine ABC transporter ATP-binding protein: MIEFQHVKKVYETKKQTVEALKGIDLTVEKGDIFGVVGYSGAGKSTLIRLVNLLEHPSEGRVVVGGKELTSLSPKELRAEKKKIGMIFQHFNLLNSKTVFDNIAVPLVLSGTPSKEIKERVSELLEFVGLSSKAKSYPEQLSGGQKQRIGIARALATNPSILLCDEATSALDPQTTSAVLQLLKKINKEYNITILLITHEMSVIREICNKVAVMEGGFVVEQGSVFEVFAKPKTAIAKNFVRTVIHDEIPQSFLKRIGTHIPIIWKINFIGTTSGTPLLSTISKKYDVHLSVLSANISEIQETPFGNLIIEVTGDKQEVAKAYQYIKDEGILVQEVQVNG, translated from the coding sequence ATGATTGAGTTTCAACATGTTAAAAAGGTTTACGAAACGAAGAAGCAGACCGTCGAAGCATTGAAAGGCATCGATTTGACCGTCGAGAAGGGGGATATATTCGGTGTAGTCGGTTATAGCGGGGCCGGGAAAAGTACGTTGATCAGGCTAGTCAACCTGCTGGAACATCCTTCAGAAGGTAGGGTAGTCGTCGGCGGGAAGGAGCTCACTTCATTGAGCCCGAAGGAATTACGGGCAGAAAAGAAGAAAATCGGGATGATCTTTCAGCATTTCAACTTACTAAACTCGAAGACCGTTTTTGATAATATTGCTGTACCGCTGGTTTTATCGGGCACGCCAAGTAAAGAGATCAAAGAGCGGGTAAGCGAGCTGCTTGAGTTCGTCGGCTTATCGAGTAAAGCAAAGAGCTATCCGGAACAATTATCCGGCGGTCAAAAGCAGCGGATTGGGATTGCACGGGCATTGGCCACCAACCCATCGATCCTTTTATGTGATGAAGCGACATCCGCATTGGATCCGCAAACAACGAGTGCCGTGCTGCAGCTCTTGAAGAAAATCAATAAAGAATACAATATCACCATTCTGCTCATCACCCATGAAATGTCCGTGATCAGGGAAATTTGCAATAAGGTGGCAGTGATGGAGGGAGGCTTCGTGGTTGAACAAGGCTCCGTGTTCGAGGTGTTTGCCAAGCCCAAAACGGCTATCGCCAAAAACTTCGTGAGAACGGTGATCCATGATGAGATTCCGCAAAGTTTCCTAAAAAGGATAGGGACGCACATTCCGATTATTTGGAAAATTAATTTTATTGGGACTACTTCCGGCACCCCGCTGCTTTCTACGATCTCAAAGAAATATGATGTTCACTTAAGTGTTTTATCAGCCAATATTTCTGAAATTCAAGAAACGCCGTTTGGGAATTTGATCATCGAAGTGACGGGTGACAAGCAAGAGGTAGCCAAGGCTTATCAATATATTAAAGATGAGGGGATTCTCGTCCAGGAGGTGCAGGTAAATGGGTAA
- a CDS encoding Fur-regulated basic protein FbpA, translating into MGMRLRKAVETKRNFLINKLINEGIYKKNDIHLFEWTLTDLEEEYRKLRKTKQIEANPEDHPPCMIEHWAIH; encoded by the coding sequence ATGGGGATGAGATTACGCAAAGCAGTCGAAACGAAACGGAACTTTCTGATCAATAAGTTGATTAACGAAGGGATTTATAAAAAGAACGACATCCATCTATTTGAATGGACCTTGACCGATTTAGAGGAGGAATATAGGAAATTAAGGAAAACGAAGCAGATTGAAGCCAATCCAGAGGATCATCCCCCCTGTATGATCGAGCATTGGGCCATCCACTGA
- a CDS encoding NUDIX domain-containing protein: MMPIKKAYGYVTRINKGETQVLVFQHPIAEAGIQIPKGTVKSQEDAYQAVIREIKEETGLENIRVEDLIAEDLWENADGAIHHRSFYQIRVSDVPDEWDHQPQGGGDEAGLTFHFFWISSEHEVELIKGHGDYLNLIFT, translated from the coding sequence ATGATGCCGATAAAAAAAGCCTACGGGTATGTGACAAGAATCAATAAGGGAGAGACACAGGTATTGGTTTTCCAACATCCCATAGCTGAAGCGGGGATACAGATACCGAAGGGTACAGTGAAGTCTCAAGAAGATGCGTACCAAGCGGTGATTAGGGAAATAAAAGAAGAAACAGGTCTGGAAAATATTCGTGTCGAGGATTTAATTGCCGAGGATTTGTGGGAGAACGCAGATGGCGCCATCCATCATAGATCTTTTTATCAAATCCGTGTATCGGACGTTCCTGATGAATGGGACCATCAGCCACAGGGCGGCGGAGATGAAGCGGGGCTGACCTTTCATTTCTTCTGGATTTCATCCGAACATGAAGTGGAACTTATTAAAGGACATGGAGATTATTTAAACCTGATATTCACCTAA
- a CDS encoding TIGR00730 family Rossman fold protein, with the protein MKSLAVFCGSSKGASAVYVEEAKKLGRELAKREITLVYGGSSVGIMGAVADSVLEAGGNVIGVMPDFLEKKEIAHKSLTELIVVESMHERKAKMAELSDGFLALPGGPGTLEEFFEIFTWAQLGLHQKPCGLLNINHYYDPLVALFNHMSDEQFLHEKFRSMALVDVEPSGLLDQFNTYEPPTVKTFMTENQT; encoded by the coding sequence TTGAAAAGTCTAGCTGTATTTTGTGGATCGAGCAAAGGTGCATCTGCTGTCTATGTTGAAGAAGCTAAAAAACTGGGCAGGGAGCTGGCAAAACGTGAGATTACCCTTGTCTATGGGGGCTCAAGTGTCGGAATCATGGGGGCGGTTGCAGATTCCGTTCTGGAAGCAGGCGGTAATGTGATTGGCGTAATGCCCGATTTTCTAGAGAAAAAAGAAATCGCACATAAGAGCTTAACCGAGCTGATCGTCGTGGAATCCATGCATGAAAGAAAAGCGAAAATGGCCGAGCTTTCAGATGGGTTCCTGGCCTTGCCAGGCGGGCCAGGAACATTGGAAGAGTTTTTTGAGATATTCACTTGGGCTCAGCTTGGTCTTCATCAAAAACCTTGCGGACTCTTAAATATCAATCACTATTATGATCCTTTAGTCGCTTTATTCAATCATATGTCCGACGAACAGTTCCTGCATGAAAAGTTCCGTTCCATGGCGCTGGTAGATGTTGAACCAAGTGGACTTCTTGATCAATTCAATACATATGAGCCGCCAACCGTAAAAACGTTCATGACCGAAAATCAAACCTGA
- a CDS encoding dienelactone hydrolase family protein, with the protein MSEFEERELVFGYSEKEAAYRHFREKVGITGALNEILIRYKHVFIIGFSAGATVAWICSEEECVDGIVGFYGSRIRNYSELVPQCPVLLFFAQEERSFDVDELISILKAKPIDIHTFSGS; encoded by the coding sequence TTGTCCGAATTCGAGGAACGAGAGCTAGTTTTTGGTTATTCTGAAAAAGAGGCAGCTTATCGACATTTTCGAGAGAAGGTTGGTATCACTGGGGCCCTGAATGAAATACTTATCCGCTACAAACACGTTTTCATCATTGGGTTCAGTGCAGGTGCGACTGTGGCCTGGATATGCAGTGAGGAAGAATGTGTCGATGGAATCGTTGGATTTTACGGTTCTCGGATCAGGAATTATAGCGAATTGGTGCCACAGTGCCCTGTACTGCTATTCTTTGCTCAAGAAGAGCGATCTTTTGATGTGGACGAATTGATTTCAATTTTAAAAGCTAAGCCTATCGATATACATACTTTCAGTGGAAGTTAG
- a CDS encoding MetQ/NlpA family ABC transporter substrate-binding protein: MKKILVTIMVLAFALVTAACGNEKGASGSSDDVKTVKVGVNSGDTRTWEYIVELAKKKNLNIELVTFNDYIQPNLALSEGEIDANSFQTVAYFDEFIQDQNLKLEAIGSTVIAPMGLYSKKHKSIKDIPDGATIAVPNEATNWGRGLLLLQEAGLITLKDEFNGSGSANIIKDNSKNLKIKPVAAGSTPRLLDDADASTINSNFAVEAGLNLKDSLFHESKTAKPYINIIAVKKGDADRPELQKLVELYQSKEVEAFIKKTYKGSSIPAYVTVDELLNYQDSWTKPANEK, translated from the coding sequence ATGAAGAAAATTTTAGTAACGATCATGGTATTGGCATTTGCGCTCGTGACGGCAGCATGCGGAAACGAGAAGGGGGCATCAGGCAGTTCAGATGATGTGAAAACCGTGAAAGTCGGAGTCAACAGCGGGGATACGAGAACGTGGGAGTACATTGTCGAATTAGCCAAAAAGAAGAACCTGAATATCGAGCTGGTCACGTTTAATGATTATATCCAACCAAACCTTGCCTTGAGCGAGGGCGAAATCGATGCGAATTCATTCCAAACGGTCGCCTATTTCGATGAATTCATTCAAGATCAAAATTTGAAATTGGAGGCCATCGGGTCTACCGTCATTGCGCCAATGGGCCTTTATTCGAAAAAACATAAAAGTATAAAAGATATTCCAGATGGTGCCACTATTGCCGTTCCGAATGAAGCAACGAATTGGGGCCGCGGCTTACTCCTTTTACAGGAAGCGGGCTTGATTACATTGAAAGATGAATTCAATGGGTCGGGATCAGCGAATATCATTAAGGATAATTCGAAAAACTTGAAAATCAAACCTGTTGCTGCCGGAAGTACGCCACGTTTGCTGGATGATGCCGATGCTTCCACCATCAATAGTAACTTTGCCGTGGAAGCGGGACTTAACTTAAAAGATTCATTATTCCATGAAAGTAAAACGGCGAAACCGTATATCAATATCATTGCCGTCAAAAAGGGAGATGCCGATCGTCCTGAACTGCAAAAATTAGTCGAACTTTATCAGTCGAAAGAAGTGGAAGCGTTCATTAAAAAAACGTATAAAGGAAGCTCGATTCCGGCATATGTGACGGTCGATGAATTATTGAATTACCAAGATTCCTGGACAAAACCAGCTAATGAAAAATGA
- a CDS encoding ABC transporter ATP-binding protein — MTTLSAEHLSLSYGTNRIIEDIDLDIPEGKISIIIGSNGCGKSTILRSLARLLMPQEGTIYLDGKAIALQSSKEVARKLAILPQAPEAPEDITVKELCHYGRHPHKGLFSRKTLEDEAIVDRALSATKMTEFADRTLDALSGGQRQRAWISMALVQETDLLLLDEPTTYLDLAHQIEVLELLRDLNQTYGRTIVMVLHDLNQAAQYADHLISIVKGKIYKEGPPGTVFTKEMIKDVFRLECCIIENPVDQTPLCIPIGLSQNL, encoded by the coding sequence ATGACAACATTATCAGCAGAGCATCTTTCTCTCTCTTATGGAACGAATCGAATCATTGAGGATATCGATTTAGACATCCCGGAAGGTAAAATAAGCATAATCATTGGATCCAATGGATGCGGCAAGTCCACCATCCTGCGGTCCCTTGCTCGATTATTGATGCCTCAGGAAGGGACGATCTATTTAGATGGAAAAGCGATCGCCCTTCAATCCTCTAAGGAAGTGGCAAGGAAATTGGCCATTCTGCCTCAAGCTCCCGAGGCTCCTGAGGATATAACCGTTAAGGAACTGTGCCATTATGGCAGGCATCCTCATAAGGGGTTATTTTCCAGGAAGACCCTGGAGGATGAGGCCATTGTGGACCGGGCGTTATCCGCCACTAAAATGACGGAATTCGCTGATCGGACTTTGGATGCCTTGTCTGGAGGGCAAAGGCAAAGAGCGTGGATTTCAATGGCCTTGGTACAAGAAACGGACCTTTTACTATTGGATGAGCCGACAACGTATCTCGATCTAGCACACCAAATCGAAGTATTGGAATTACTGCGCGATCTAAACCAAACCTATGGACGTACGATTGTCATGGTGTTGCACGATTTAAATCAAGCAGCACAATATGCCGATCATCTGATTAGCATCGTGAAGGGGAAAATCTATAAAGAGGGACCGCCTGGAACGGTGTTTACGAAAGAAATGATTAAGGACGTCTTTAGACTGGAATGCTGTATTATCGAAAATCCTGTAGATCAAACACCATTATGCATTCCAATTGGTTTATCACAAAATCTATAA